In the genome of Entelurus aequoreus isolate RoL-2023_Sb linkage group LG08, RoL_Eaeq_v1.1, whole genome shotgun sequence, one region contains:
- the LOC133656016 gene encoding E3 SUMO-protein ligase ZBED1-like isoform X1 — MKRRKRSAVWEHFTLKEDDATCKICKAVLKYNNSTSSLNYHLKSLHAAVLGGESGGGARPGQPSVAEAFSKRKAVCDDARAEGITQRICNMVEKDMLPISIVDGKGFRELMNYCEPDYQIPSRETITTRIEARYKRKKAELKARLANTHVAITTDCWTSNTTESYITVTCHYMEDWLMRSAVLATESMPMSHTADNLAERLNEIVHAWGLTGRVIACVHDNASNIVLANSQPRVDWASVPCYTHTLQLAINDGFAGTLHQVIAAAGRLVKHFKHSTKATKALETKQGQMGLERHQLIQSCKTRWNSVCDMFARLVEQRWAVCAVLSDRTFTKLSDARTLEIRDDHWKIMEEMGPVVVALKTATTVMSTETEVSISNTYPISFGLIDVHLKKRVEGDSGKVAEFKSKVAASLSRRMKIASDDFLTSTPMIATMVDPRHKHLSFLSPARRISANAKLLELAQAEDVSSTSTTADGASSASASTTGEEEEGAQPDVPVQEAAPQRHTSAMVQLLGAYYTNQVTNDVERELDSFLKDAVPNLDSDPNHPTDWWGKNEARYPRLAKVAKRYMCIPATSVPSERVFSACGLTVTKLRSRLTPEHVDMLIYLNKNE, encoded by the exons atgaagcgacgcaagagaagtgctgtgtgggaacatttcaccctAAAAGAGGACGATGCAACGTGCAAAATATGTAAGGCTGTTTTGAagtacaacaattcaaccagTTCGTTAAATTACCACCTAAAAAGTTTACATGCCGCTGTGCTTGGAGGAGAGAGTGGAGGCGGAGCACGGCCAGGCCAGCCCTCCGTCGCCGAAGCGTTTTCCAAAAGAAAAGCGGTGTGTGATGACGCACGGGCAGAGGGCATCACCCAGAGGATTTGCAACATGGTTGAAAAGGATATGCTGCCTATAAGCATTGTGGATGGCAAGGGGTTTCGTGAGTTGATGAACTATTGTGAGCCAGACTACCAAATCCCTTCTCGAGAAACAATAACAACCCGCATAGAGGCTCGCTACAAAAGAAAGAAAGCCGAGCTGAAAGCACGACTGGCCAACACGCATGTAGCAATAACCACTGACTGTTGGACGTCAAATACAACAGAGAGCTATATCACCGTCACTTGCCACTACATGGAGGACTGGCTGATGAGGTCGGCAGTCCTAGCCACAGAGAGTATGCCGATGAGCCATACGGCTGATAATTTAGCAGAACGGCTGAATGAAATTGTGCATGCATGGGGGCTGACCGGGCGAGTGATAGCCTGTGTTCACGACAACGCGAGTAACATCGTCTTAGCAAACAGCCAACCTCGAGTCGACTGGGCCTCTGTTCCATGCTACACCCATACCCTACAACTGGCCATCAACGATGGTTTCGCTGGGACCCTGCACCAAGTCATCGCAGCTGCAGGAAGATTGGTCAAACACTTTAAGCACAGCACTAAAGCCACCAAAGCGCTGGAAACCAAGCAAGGCCAAATGGGCTTGGAACGCCACCAGCTCATTCAATCCTGCAAAACGAGGTGGAATTCAGTCTGTGACATGTTTGCGAGACTGGTGGAGCAGCGGTGGGCGGTGTGCGCCGTACTATCAGACCGCACGTTCACCAAGCTGTCTGATGCTCGGACACTTGAGATCAGAGACGACCACTGGAAAATCATGGAGGAAATGGGCCCTGTTGTAGTCGCTCTGAAGACAGCAACTACCGTGATGTCTACAGAGACTGAG gtGTCCATATCCAACACGTATCCCATCAGCTTCGGTTTAATCGACGTGCACCTCAAGAAGAGAGTCGAGGGAGACTCAGGCAAAGTGGCAGAATTCAAATCTAAAGTGGCTGCTTCACTGAGCAGACGGATGAAG attGCATCTGATGACTTCCTAACATCAACCCCAATGATAGCAACGATGGTGGACCCTCGGCACAAGCACCTGTCATTTCTCAGCCCAGCCAGGAGGATTTCAGCAAATGCCAAACTGCTTGAACTGGCTCAAGCAGAAGATGTGAGCTCCACATCCACAACAGCAGATGGAGCAAGCTCTGCCTCTGCCAGTACCactggagaggaggaggagggggctcAGCCAGACGTGCCTGTCCAGGAAGCTGCACCACAGAGACACACATCTGCTATGGTTCAACTCCTGGGTGCCTACTACACCAACCAGGTCACTAATGATGTGGAGAGAGAGCTGGACAGTTTTCTGAAGGATGCTGTGCCAAACCTTGATTCTGATCCCAATCATCCCACAGATTGGTGGGGAAAAAATGAAGCAAGGTATCCGAGgttggcaaaagtggcaaaacg
- the LOC133656016 gene encoding E3 SUMO-protein ligase ZBED1-like isoform X3 — protein sequence MVEKDMLPISIVDGKGFRELMNYCEPDYQIPSRETITTRIEARYKRKKAELKARLANTHVAITTDCWTSNTTESYITVTCHYMEDWLMRSAVLATESMPMSHTADNLAERLNEIVHAWGLTGRVIACVHDNASNIVLANSQPRVDWASVPCYTHTLQLAINDGFAGTLHQVIAAAGRLVKHFKHSTKATKALETKQGQMGLERHQLIQSCKTRWNSVCDMFARLVEQRWAVCAVLSDRTFTKLSDARTLEIRDDHWKIMEEMGPVVVALKTATTVMSTETEVSISNTYPISFGLIDVHLKKRVEGDSGKVAEFKSKVAASLSRRMKIASDDFLTSTPMIATMVDPRHKHLSFLSPARRISANAKLLELAQAEDVSSTSTTADGASSASASTTGEEEEGAQPDVPVQEAAPQRHTSAMVQLLGAYYTNQVTNDVERELDSFLKDAVPNLDSDPNHPTDWWGKNEARYPRLAKVAKRYMCIPATSVPSERVFSACGLTVTKLRSRLTPEHVDMLIYLNKNE from the exons ATGGTTGAAAAGGATATGCTGCCTATAAGCATTGTGGATGGCAAGGGGTTTCGTGAGTTGATGAACTATTGTGAGCCAGACTACCAAATCCCTTCTCGAGAAACAATAACAACCCGCATAGAGGCTCGCTACAAAAGAAAGAAAGCCGAGCTGAAAGCACGACTGGCCAACACGCATGTAGCAATAACCACTGACTGTTGGACGTCAAATACAACAGAGAGCTATATCACCGTCACTTGCCACTACATGGAGGACTGGCTGATGAGGTCGGCAGTCCTAGCCACAGAGAGTATGCCGATGAGCCATACGGCTGATAATTTAGCAGAACGGCTGAATGAAATTGTGCATGCATGGGGGCTGACCGGGCGAGTGATAGCCTGTGTTCACGACAACGCGAGTAACATCGTCTTAGCAAACAGCCAACCTCGAGTCGACTGGGCCTCTGTTCCATGCTACACCCATACCCTACAACTGGCCATCAACGATGGTTTCGCTGGGACCCTGCACCAAGTCATCGCAGCTGCAGGAAGATTGGTCAAACACTTTAAGCACAGCACTAAAGCCACCAAAGCGCTGGAAACCAAGCAAGGCCAAATGGGCTTGGAACGCCACCAGCTCATTCAATCCTGCAAAACGAGGTGGAATTCAGTCTGTGACATGTTTGCGAGACTGGTGGAGCAGCGGTGGGCGGTGTGCGCCGTACTATCAGACCGCACGTTCACCAAGCTGTCTGATGCTCGGACACTTGAGATCAGAGACGACCACTGGAAAATCATGGAGGAAATGGGCCCTGTTGTAGTCGCTCTGAAGACAGCAACTACCGTGATGTCTACAGAGACTGAG gtGTCCATATCCAACACGTATCCCATCAGCTTCGGTTTAATCGACGTGCACCTCAAGAAGAGAGTCGAGGGAGACTCAGGCAAAGTGGCAGAATTCAAATCTAAAGTGGCTGCTTCACTGAGCAGACGGATGAAG attGCATCTGATGACTTCCTAACATCAACCCCAATGATAGCAACGATGGTGGACCCTCGGCACAAGCACCTGTCATTTCTCAGCCCAGCCAGGAGGATTTCAGCAAATGCCAAACTGCTTGAACTGGCTCAAGCAGAAGATGTGAGCTCCACATCCACAACAGCAGATGGAGCAAGCTCTGCCTCTGCCAGTACCactggagaggaggaggagggggctcAGCCAGACGTGCCTGTCCAGGAAGCTGCACCACAGAGACACACATCTGCTATGGTTCAACTCCTGGGTGCCTACTACACCAACCAGGTCACTAATGATGTGGAGAGAGAGCTGGACAGTTTTCTGAAGGATGCTGTGCCAAACCTTGATTCTGATCCCAATCATCCCACAGATTGGTGGGGAAAAAATGAAGCAAGGTATCCGAGgttggcaaaagtggcaaaacg
- the LOC133656016 gene encoding E3 SUMO-protein ligase ZBED1-like isoform X2 translates to MKRRKRSAVWEHFTLKEDDATCKICKAVLKYNNSTSSLNYHLKSLHAAVLGGESGGGARPGQPSVAEAFSKRKAVCDDARAEGITQRICNMVEKDMLPISIVDGKGFRELMNYCEPDYQIPSRETITTRIEARYKRKKAELKARLANTHVAITTDCWTSNTTESYITVTCHYMEDWLMRSAVLATESMPMSHTADNLAERLNEIVHAWGLTGRVIACVHDNASNIVLANSQPRVDWASVPCYTHTLQLAINDGFAGTLHQVIAAAGRLVKHFKHSTKATKALETKQGQMGLERHQLIQSCKTRWNSVCDMFARLVEQRWAVCAVLSDRTFTKLSDARTLEIRDDHWKIMEEMGPVVVALKTATTVMSTETEVSISNTYPISFGLIDVHLKKRVEGDSGKVAEFKSKVAASLSRRMKIASDDFLTSTPMIATMVDPRHKHLSFLSPARRISANAKLLELAQAEDVSSTSTTADGASSASASTTGEEEEGAQPDVPVQEAAPQRHTSAMVQLLGAYYTNQIGGEKMKQGIRGWQKWQNDTCVSLLHQCLLNACSQHVALL, encoded by the exons atgaagcgacgcaagagaagtgctgtgtgggaacatttcaccctAAAAGAGGACGATGCAACGTGCAAAATATGTAAGGCTGTTTTGAagtacaacaattcaaccagTTCGTTAAATTACCACCTAAAAAGTTTACATGCCGCTGTGCTTGGAGGAGAGAGTGGAGGCGGAGCACGGCCAGGCCAGCCCTCCGTCGCCGAAGCGTTTTCCAAAAGAAAAGCGGTGTGTGATGACGCACGGGCAGAGGGCATCACCCAGAGGATTTGCAACATGGTTGAAAAGGATATGCTGCCTATAAGCATTGTGGATGGCAAGGGGTTTCGTGAGTTGATGAACTATTGTGAGCCAGACTACCAAATCCCTTCTCGAGAAACAATAACAACCCGCATAGAGGCTCGCTACAAAAGAAAGAAAGCCGAGCTGAAAGCACGACTGGCCAACACGCATGTAGCAATAACCACTGACTGTTGGACGTCAAATACAACAGAGAGCTATATCACCGTCACTTGCCACTACATGGAGGACTGGCTGATGAGGTCGGCAGTCCTAGCCACAGAGAGTATGCCGATGAGCCATACGGCTGATAATTTAGCAGAACGGCTGAATGAAATTGTGCATGCATGGGGGCTGACCGGGCGAGTGATAGCCTGTGTTCACGACAACGCGAGTAACATCGTCTTAGCAAACAGCCAACCTCGAGTCGACTGGGCCTCTGTTCCATGCTACACCCATACCCTACAACTGGCCATCAACGATGGTTTCGCTGGGACCCTGCACCAAGTCATCGCAGCTGCAGGAAGATTGGTCAAACACTTTAAGCACAGCACTAAAGCCACCAAAGCGCTGGAAACCAAGCAAGGCCAAATGGGCTTGGAACGCCACCAGCTCATTCAATCCTGCAAAACGAGGTGGAATTCAGTCTGTGACATGTTTGCGAGACTGGTGGAGCAGCGGTGGGCGGTGTGCGCCGTACTATCAGACCGCACGTTCACCAAGCTGTCTGATGCTCGGACACTTGAGATCAGAGACGACCACTGGAAAATCATGGAGGAAATGGGCCCTGTTGTAGTCGCTCTGAAGACAGCAACTACCGTGATGTCTACAGAGACTGAG gtGTCCATATCCAACACGTATCCCATCAGCTTCGGTTTAATCGACGTGCACCTCAAGAAGAGAGTCGAGGGAGACTCAGGCAAAGTGGCAGAATTCAAATCTAAAGTGGCTGCTTCACTGAGCAGACGGATGAAG attGCATCTGATGACTTCCTAACATCAACCCCAATGATAGCAACGATGGTGGACCCTCGGCACAAGCACCTGTCATTTCTCAGCCCAGCCAGGAGGATTTCAGCAAATGCCAAACTGCTTGAACTGGCTCAAGCAGAAGATGTGAGCTCCACATCCACAACAGCAGATGGAGCAAGCTCTGCCTCTGCCAGTACCactggagaggaggaggagggggctcAGCCAGACGTGCCTGTCCAGGAAGCTGCACCACAGAGACACACATCTGCTATGGTTCAACTCCTGGGTGCCTACTACACCAACCAG ATTGGTGGGGAAAAAATGAAGCAAGGTATCCGAGgttggcaaaagtggcaaaacg